The sequence GATCTGCAACGGCGACCTGCCAACCGAAGGCGTGGTGACCCATATCCTACCGCTGGAAAAATTTGCCGAAGGCTTTGAAATGGTCACCAAAGGTGTCGGCTCTCTTAAAGTGGTGCTCAATCCCAATATCCAATAATCAGTGAAAGATAACTCGATATTAATCATCGCATTATTTCCAAATCATAGGTGATGCACCATGTTAGACATGTTGATTAAAAGGATAGGGCTGCCTAAGAAAATATTATTAGGTTATATCGGCGTACTGATATTTATGGCCGGAGAGGGGCTGGAGCAGAGTTGGCTATCCGACTTCATTATTCGCCGTGGTCTGACGGTTGAAGAGTCTGGCCTGATGTTCAGTGTCTACGGCTTTGCCGTGGCGATTGCCGCATGGTTGTCCGGTGTCTTAGCGGAAATGTATACCGCAAAAAAGGTGATGGCAGCGGGCGTGGTAATCTTCCTGATAGGCTCTGTGCTGTTTTTATCCCTCGGCTTACCCAGCAATAACTTGTCCATTATGATCCCAACCTATGCACTCCGCGGACTCGGCTACCCCTTGTTCTCATACGGTTTTTTAGTGTGGATTGCCTATGAAGCCCCGAGAGCCAAACTGGGATCAGCGGTGGGAATTTTCTGGTTTGTATTTACTGGCGGATTAAGTGTTCTAGGGGTGTTCTACGCCAGTATCGCGCTGCCGATATTAGGTGAGATACACACCCTGTGGAGCGGAATTGTCTTTGTGTTGATTGGGGCGGTTATTGGCCTGATGTTGAGCAAAGACAGCAAAGTCACTGTGGAAACTGATGTGCCCGCTAAAACCTTCGCCTATCTGTTCAAAGGGGTGTCGATCGCTTTTGAGAATTACAAAATCGGGCTAGGTGGACTTGTTCGGACCATCAACCTGTCGTTTGCTTTTGGCATGATCGTTTTCCTGCCAACCTACCTGCAAGATGTCATTGGCTTTACCCGCGACCAGTGGTTGTCTATCTATGCCTTTATGTGGA comes from Yersinia mollaretii ATCC 43969 and encodes:
- a CDS encoding MFS transporter, coding for MLDMLIKRIGLPKKILLGYIGVLIFMAGEGLEQSWLSDFIIRRGLTVEESGLMFSVYGFAVAIAAWLSGVLAEMYTAKKVMAAGVVIFLIGSVLFLSLGLPSNNLSIMIPTYALRGLGYPLFSYGFLVWIAYEAPRAKLGSAVGIFWFVFTGGLSVLGVFYASIALPILGEIHTLWSGIVFVLIGAVIGLMLSKDSKVTVETDVPAKTFAYLFKGVSIAFENYKIGLGGLVRTINLSFAFGMIVFLPTYLQDVIGFTRDQWLSIYAFMWTVNIGFNLLSGVISDRWGWTNTVMWFGCVGSAISILLLYYIPTHFGVEGYTYTLLAAGALGACFAGFVPLSAIMPSLAPNDKGAAMSVLNLGAGLCAFVGPLIVTLFITPLGIEGIIWLFSGLYIVAAVLMKFVTLPAENPDESLKEHEQVYEANKTH